Proteins from one Ananas comosus cultivar F153 linkage group 5, ASM154086v1, whole genome shotgun sequence genomic window:
- the LOC109710428 gene encoding DELLA protein RGL1-like, producing MSWVVGAFGEVHAFAKAKRRCRPTTQLMSPGPYLHHHHPHPHHQKLQLQLLPKLEEGSEAYAAVNGLLLQSNDAEDEAEEEEEEEEEGKDAHHVNNGLMFLKRKKESCGYSYSHDYHNFLCKSSALLAPPSSFPTWMPPEIEWRERKKPRACGGSNGEPAMLQFRREVEKLQRMVRASEEACPVALSRFEGEEDGGGSVRLVQLLIACAEAAACRDRAQASALLRELQSAAVVHGSAFQRVASCFVQGLSDRLALVQPLGAVGIVGAAAASSAAAGDGYGDGGLRARREEALGLAYEVCPYMQFGHFAANAAMLEAFEGESVVHVVDLGMTMGLPGGHQWRGLLDGLARRQPPNLPRRVRITGVGLGGAAVERMREIGEGIVEGLRAEQLRVEPGEALVVNTVLQLHCVVKESRGALNAVLQTIHRLSPRLLVLVEQDSSHNGPFFLGRFMEALHYYSAIFDSLDAALPKYATKRAKVEQFHYAEEIKNIVSCEGPARVERHERLDQWRRRMSRAGFQPVPLKMMAQARLWLADAKKKFCDGYTVAEEKGCLVLGWQSKPIIAVSCWKC from the exons ATGAGTTGGGTGGTGGGGGCTTTTGGGGAAGTGCATGCTTTCGCAAAGGCAAAGCGTAGGTGTAGACCCACCACCCAATTAATGTCTCCTGGGCCCTATCTGCATCACCACCACCCTCACCCTCACCACCAAAAACTCCAGCTTCAACTCCTTCCCAAGCTAGAAGAAGGATCTGAAGCCTATGCTGCTGTTAATGGCCTCCTCCTACAATCCAATGATGCTGAAGATGaagctgaagaagaagaagaagaagaagaggaaggaaaggaCGCCCATCATGTTAACAATGGCTTAATGTTCCtcaagaggaagaaggagagctGCGGCTACTCCTACTCCCACGACTACCATAATTTCCTCTGTAAAAGTAGTGCATTGTTGGCTCCTCCCTCCTCTTTCCCCACATGGATGCCGCCGGAAATTGAATGGCGCGAACGCAAGAAACCCCGAGCGTGCGGCGGCAGCAACGGCGAGCCGGCGATGCTGCAGTTCCGCAGGGAGGTGGAGAAGCTCCAGCGGATGGTCCGGGCCTCGGAGGAGGCCTGCCCTGTCGCGCTGTCGCGGTTCGAAGGCGAGGAGGACGGCGGCGGCAGCGTGCGGCTGGTGCAGCTGCTGATCGCCTGCGCGGAGGCCGCCGCCTGCCGCGACCGCGCGCAGGCGTCGGCGCTGCTGCGCGAGCTGCAGTCGGCGGCGGTGGTCCACGGCTCCGCCTTCCAGCGCGTGGCCTCCTGCTTCGTGCAGGGGCTGTCGGACCGCCTGGCGCTGGTGCAGCCGCTCGGCGCCGTCGGCATCgtgggggcggcggcggcttcctccgccgccgccggcgatgGCTATGGCGATGGGGGGCTGCGGGCGCGGCGGGAGGAGGCGCTGGGGCTGGCGTACGAGGTGTGCCCGTACATGCAGTTCGGGCACTTCGCGGCGAACGCGGCCATGTTGGAGGCCTTCGAGGGAGAAAGCGTGGTGCACGTGGTGGACCTGGGGATGACCATGGGCCTGCCCGGCGGCCACCAGTGGCGCGGCCTGCTCGACGGCCTCGCCCGCAGGCAGCCGCCGAATCTGCCGCGGCGCGTGCGCATCACGGGCGTCGGCTTGGGGGGAGCTGCTGTTGAGCGGATGCGGGAGATCGGAGAAGGGATCGTGGAGGGGCTGCGGGCGGAGCAGCTGCGGGTGGAGCCCGGGGAGGCGCTGGTGGTGAACACCGTGCTGCAGCTGCACTGCGTCGTGAAGGAGAGCCGCGGCGCCCTCAACGCCGTCCTGCAGACCATCCACCGCCTCTCCCCGcgcctcctcgtcctcgtcgaGCAGGATTCCAGCCACAACGGCCCCTTCTTCCTCGGCAg GTTCATGGAGGCGCTGCACTACTACTCGGCGATCTTCGACTCGCTGGACGCGGCGCTGCCCAAGTACGCCACGAAGCGGGCGAAAGTGGAGCAGTTCCACTACGCCGAGGAGATCAAGAACATCGTCAGCTGTGAGGGCCCGGCCCGGGTGGAGCGGCACGAGCGCCTCGACCAGTGGCGCCGCCGAATGAGCCGCGCGGGGTTCCAGCCCGTGCCGCTCAAGATGATGGCGCAGGCGAGGCTCTGGCTCGCCGACGCCAAAAAGAAGTTCTGCGACGGTTACACCGTCGCAGAGGAGAAGGGGTGCTTAGTTCTCGGGTGGCAGTCGAAGCCCATAATAGCAGTCTCATGCTGGAAATGCTAA